One Spinacia oleracea cultivar Varoflay chromosome 4, BTI_SOV_V1, whole genome shotgun sequence DNA segment encodes these proteins:
- the LOC110777750 gene encoding protein ROOT PRIMORDIUM DEFECTIVE 1, whose translation MAIQLVKFMLKPSNLVVLFGSKSTRIRTISSAQFVASRARDPTFEKYMDNYKKLVKVVAIQDLILANPHKNPPSVSVDFLSRLSQRLHLNRGAPSFLRRHPHVFEVFYDPQKSMPYCKLTDKVIEISQLEAAAINESLPLVVERLVRILSMSLSRSLPLRAVFKVWRELGLPDDFEESVIARNPQLFLLCDGNEPNTHVLKLVPTYPTGHFTAAVEDWRVLECCQEDSKVDRTEMRYSFKQGFPPGMKLKKTFRTKVKEWQKMPYTGPYELAGEKKRAKSGIKGSEKRAVAIVHEFINLTVEKMVEVEKISHFRKWFGIDLNIRDLFLDHPGIFYLSNKGKMHTVFLREAFERGRLINPNPVYEARMKLLYLITLERRGMLTTSEKSVKEVEDMQAKENRQISASSVFDNTDRD comes from the coding sequence ATGGCGATTCAATTAGTCAAATTCATGTTGAAACCCtcaaatttagttgttttattTGGTTCAAAATCAACAAGAATAAGAACAATTTCATCAGCACAATTTGTTGCATCGAGGGCAAGAGACCCTACATTTGAGAAGTATATGGACAATTACAAGAAGCTTGTTAAAGTAGTTGCTATTCAAGACCTTATCTTAGCAAACCCCCATAAAAACCCACCTTCTGTATCGGTTGATTTCTTGTCCAGGCTCTCCCAGAGGCTCCACCTTAACCGGGGTGCCCCTTCGTTCCTCCGTCGACACCCTCACGTTTTCGAGGTTTTTTATGATCCTCAAAAGTCCATGCCCTATTGTAAATTAACTGATAAAGTGATTGAGATTTCCCAATTGGAGGCTGCTGCTATTAACGAGTCTTTGCCGTTGGTTGTGGAACGCTTGGTTCGGATTCTTTCGATGTCGTTGTCTAGATCATTGCCGTTAAGGGCGGTTTTTAAGGTGTGGAGGGAGTTGGGTCTTCCTGATGATTTTGAGGAATCTGTGATTGCGCGGAATCCTCAGTTGTTCTTGCTTTGTGATGGGAATGAACCGAACACCCATGTTTTGAAACTTGTTCCTACTTACCCTACTGGTCATTTCACTGCTGCGGTGGAAGATTGGCGAGTTTTGGAGTGTTGTCAGGAGGATTCAAAGGTTGATAGGACGGAGATGCGGTACAGTTTTAAGCAAGGGTTTCCACCAGGAATGAAGTTGAAAAAGACTTTTAGGACAAAGGTTAAGGAATGGCAGAAAATGCCATATACTGGGCCATATGAGTTGGCAGGAGAGAAGAAGAGAGCAAAAAGTGGTATAAAGGGATCGGAGAAACGAGCCGTTGCCATTGTTCATGAATTCATAAATTTGACTGTTGAGAAGATGGTGGAGGTGGAGAAGATCAGCCATTTCAGGAAGTGGTTTGGGATTGATTTGAATATCAGGGATCTATTTCTGGACCACCCTGGGATATTTTACTTATCCAACAAAGGGAAGATGCATACAGTTTTCCTAAGGGAAGCTTTTGAAAGAGGGCGCTTGATAAACCCAAATCCTGTTTACGAGGCCAGGATGAAGCTTCTTTATTTAATAACGCTGGAACGTCGTGGAATGTTAACTACATCTGAAAAGTCAGTCAAAGAGGTAGAAGATATGCAAGCCAAAGAAAACAGACAGATTTCTGCCTCTTCAGTTTTCGACAATACTGACAGAGATTAA